In Bacteroidia bacterium, the genomic stretch ATAGGTGTTATCTATTAGAGTTCCGAAACCTTCGTTGTCGTCTGAATACTCACCTAATAGTTTGAGATAGGTGTTATCTATTAGAGTTCCGAAACTGACATTATCAACGCTAGGTACAACGAGATGTTTGAGATAGGTGTTATCTATTAGAGTTCCGAAACTTTGTAGAAGAAGATAGTAAGACCACGGTAGTTTGAGATAGGTGTTATCTATTAGAGTTCCGAAACGGCGTTTGCTAGCCTCTCTACCAACTGTACGTTTGAGATAGGTGTTATCTATTAGAGTTCCGAAACAAAAAGCATATCAAGAACTCTCTTATATGGGTTTGAGATAGGTGTTATCTATTAGAGTTCCGAAACCCTAGTAACTGAAGGCTTGCTACACTAACTGTTTGAGATAGGTGTTATCTATTAGGTAAGCGTAAATTGGGCAGTACTTTTAACTTAGGAAGTAAATATTGAAAATATTGACATTGAAAGGAATGAAGTAATGTCAAAATTAAGCCAAGCAGAAAAAGAGAAACGATTATTGCATTTGTCAGCACTTGATGATTGGAAGAAAAAGAATAACAGTAATTCAGATTTAGATTATTCAAAAGAAAATGGAATCCCGTATAGCTATTTGCGACTAATAACTAGTTGGCGCCGCTCAACTCAAAGGCGTACAAATCAAACAAGAAGATTAAAGAAGAGTCAAAGCTTTGTCAAAATTAAATCTTCAAGCAATATTAATAACAATCTCTCTGAGCCACTGACTATCGTGGTAGGAAAGGTTTCAATATTAGTACCAGAGAACAGTAGTAATGGTAATTTACGAAAAGTTCTCTCGGTTTTGGGGTTGGAAAATGTTTTTACAACCTAATGAATATGAATACTATTTACGTCCTGGTAAAACGGATATGCGTTTTGGAGCAAGGCGATTAGCTGCTTTAGTAATTACTGAGATGCAACAACAGGTGTTGGGAAAGTCAATGTTCTTATTTTGTGGTTCATCTAACAAAGTCATTAAAGTTTTAGTGTGGGACAAAAACGGTTTTTGGCTTGGCACCAAAAGGTTGATGGGAAAAGGTAGTTTTGCTTGGCCGTCAGATGGAGAAGCAGCTCAAAAAGTAGAGCTTAATCAAATCTTGCAGATGCTTTCAGGTCAAGATTGTTGGAGACGATTTGCACCATTAAAAGGGACCTATTTTGTGTAAAAAACTGCATATAATTACTTATATTATATTGAATAAGAGCACTTAATTTGCTACAATGTCACTCATATGGAAGGTAGCAAAAGATCTGTAAAAAAAGACGAATTAACCTCATTAGTGGAACAGCTTCAGCTTGATAATTTTCGCCTTACACTTGAAAGGGATGCTTATAAAGAGAGTTTTGAAAGCAAGAAAGAAGATTTAGAACAATCTCAGAAAACAATAGAGCAACTACAAAAGCGTTTAAATGATGTTAATCTGCAGCTACATTTAGCTTTAGAACAACTGCAAAAAGGTAAAGCAGAACGTTTTGGTCGTAAAAGCGAAACTGCTGAAAGTTTACAATTGCAGTGGCTCTTTGATGAAGCAGAAGTGACTTTTTCTGCAACAGAGACAGAAGAAGAGGAAGAAGAGAGTGTTTGTGTTGCTCCTCATGTTCGTAAAAAGCATGCAAAACATAAATTAACCACCTTGGAAAGTTCGACAGCTTTAATAGAAATTGATCATACAGAAGATTGCCCGGTTCCAGTTGACCCTGTTACAGGTAAAGCAATGGTTCTCTGTGGTACTCACAG encodes the following:
- the tnpB gene encoding IS66 family insertion sequence element accessory protein TnpB (TnpB, as the term is used for proteins encoded by IS66 family insertion elements, is considered an accessory protein, since TnpC, encoded by a neighboring gene, is a DDE family transposase.) translates to MFLQPNEYEYYLRPGKTDMRFGARRLAALVITEMQQQVLGKSMFLFCGSSNKVIKVLVWDKNGFWLGTKRLMGKGSFAWPSDGEAAQKVELNQILQMLSGQDCWRRFAPLKGTYFV